One genomic window of Methylothermaceae bacteria B42 includes the following:
- the rplT gene encoding 50S ribosomal protein L20 (binds directly to 23S ribosomal RNA prior to in vitro assembly of the 50S ribosomal subunit) has product MPRVKRGVTARKRHKKILKQAKGYYGARSRVYRVAKQAVIKAGQYAYRDRRQRKRQFRALWITRINAAAREHGLSYSRFMAGLKKASIDIDRKILADLAVNDKEAFAELAKIAQG; this is encoded by the coding sequence ATGCCGAGAGTAAAACGTGGAGTGACGGCGCGAAAGCGTCACAAGAAAATTCTGAAACAGGCCAAGGGTTACTATGGCGCCCGCAGCCGCGTATACCGGGTTGCGAAACAGGCGGTCATTAAGGCGGGCCAATACGCTTATCGCGACCGCCGTCAGCGCAAACGCCAGTTCCGGGCATTGTGGATAACCCGCATCAATGCAGCCGCGCGTGAGCATGGTTTGTCTTATAGCCGTTTCATGGCGGGACTCAAAAAAGCATCAATCGACATCGATAGAAAAATATTGGCTGATTTGGCGGTGAACGACAAAGAAGCCTTTGCAGAACTGGCTAAAATTGCCCAAGGCTGA
- a CDS encoding phenylalanine--tRNA ligase subunit beta, translating to MRFSEAWLREHVNPPVDTQTLVEQLTMAGLEVDSVEPAAPDFSGVVIAQVVSVQPHPNADKLRVCQVSIAAETLLPIVCGAPNVREGMKAPLATVGATLPGGMKIKKAKLRGVESLGMLCSARELGLAEAASGLWELPDDAPVGEDLRQYLQLEDTIIDVDLTPNRADCLSIEGIAREAALLNKVDWRPLSVSPVPASGSTVLPITIATEAENACPRYLGRLITNIDPLAPTPIWMQERLRRSGIRSISAIVDITNYVMLELGQPLHAFDADKLQGGIQVRMGRQGEKLVLLDEQEVELSEDVLVIADEVNPLALAGIMGGKGSAVTDTTQTIFLECAFFSPEAIMGKARRFGLHTDSSHRFERGVDPGLQSRAIERASELILQIAGGSAGPINEKVVEQYLPRRPLIELRSQRVDDLLGLHINDTEIEDILRRLGMQLEGEGGVWSVRPPSFRFDIAIEADLIEEVARVYGYNNLPVRTLAFPTPLQPVPENQLPLDRVKDALVDRGFQEVVTYSFVDASLQEKLTPDLEAVPLLNPLSSEIGVMRTTLWTGLLTTAQYNINRQQRRIRLFETGMRFYRQNGKIEQEKYLAGLATGTVFPEQWGEMPRDVDFFDLKADVEAVLSLTRVGRDFVFQADSHSALHPGQSARIIHRKNGQACGWIGMLHPEIARDLDFDQNIFLFEIRQSALTHQAIPVFRPLSKYPYVRRDIALVIPQQVNTQSLIDAIFDCQVDVLQDVILFDVYQGKGLEAGQKSIALGLILQHPEKTLTDSDIDVIVNKILQKLADQFGAKLRG from the coding sequence ATGCGCTTTAGCGAAGCTTGGTTGCGAGAACACGTCAACCCGCCGGTAGATACCCAAACTTTGGTTGAACAATTGACCATGGCGGGGCTGGAAGTCGATAGTGTGGAGCCGGCAGCGCCCGACTTTTCTGGTGTGGTTATTGCCCAGGTGGTCTCTGTCCAACCCCATCCCAACGCCGATAAATTGCGTGTGTGTCAAGTATCCATCGCAGCAGAGACATTGTTGCCCATTGTTTGTGGCGCCCCCAATGTTCGTGAGGGGATGAAGGCGCCTTTGGCTACCGTCGGTGCCACATTACCCGGTGGAATGAAGATTAAAAAAGCCAAGCTGCGTGGCGTGGAATCGCTGGGAATGCTTTGTTCTGCCCGCGAGCTGGGTTTGGCAGAGGCGGCATCTGGACTGTGGGAACTTCCAGATGATGCCCCGGTGGGAGAAGACCTGCGCCAATATTTGCAGCTTGAAGACACAATCATTGATGTGGATTTGACCCCAAATCGTGCGGATTGCCTGAGCATTGAAGGGATTGCCCGGGAGGCCGCGTTATTGAATAAAGTCGATTGGCGTCCGCTTTCAGTTTCCCCCGTTCCTGCAAGTGGCTCTACAGTTCTCCCGATCACCATTGCCACAGAAGCAGAAAATGCCTGTCCTCGTTATTTGGGGCGTTTAATCACAAATATTGACCCCTTGGCGCCTACACCTATTTGGATGCAGGAACGATTGCGCCGCAGTGGAATTCGCAGTATCAGCGCGATTGTCGATATTACCAATTACGTCATGTTGGAATTGGGGCAACCTTTGCACGCTTTTGACGCGGATAAATTGCAAGGGGGCATCCAAGTCCGCATGGGCCGGCAAGGTGAAAAGTTGGTATTGCTGGATGAACAGGAGGTCGAGCTTTCTGAGGATGTCCTAGTGATTGCCGATGAAGTCAATCCTTTGGCGCTGGCGGGCATCATGGGCGGCAAAGGTTCTGCAGTGACCGATACCACGCAGACGATATTTTTGGAATGCGCGTTTTTTAGCCCCGAAGCGATTATGGGTAAAGCCCGCCGTTTTGGGCTGCATACCGATTCTTCCCATCGTTTTGAGCGGGGTGTTGACCCTGGTTTGCAGTCTAGGGCGATAGAAAGGGCGAGTGAGCTGATATTGCAAATCGCCGGCGGCAGCGCCGGACCGATTAATGAAAAAGTTGTCGAACAGTATTTGCCAAGGCGCCCCTTGATAGAGCTACGGAGTCAGCGGGTTGATGACTTGCTGGGCCTTCATATCAATGACACTGAAATTGAAGACATTCTTCGGCGTCTGGGGATGCAGTTGGAAGGAGAAGGTGGTGTCTGGAGTGTCAGGCCGCCAAGCTTCCGCTTTGATATCGCTATTGAAGCAGATTTGATTGAAGAAGTGGCCAGGGTTTATGGCTATAACAATCTGCCGGTTCGAACCCTTGCCTTCCCGACCCCGCTTCAGCCGGTTCCGGAAAACCAGTTGCCTTTGGATCGAGTAAAAGATGCATTGGTTGACCGCGGATTTCAGGAGGTGGTTACCTATAGTTTTGTCGATGCTTCGTTGCAAGAAAAACTCACCCCTGATCTCGAAGCCGTCCCTTTGCTGAATCCATTGTCGTCTGAAATTGGTGTGATGCGCACTACGTTGTGGACAGGGCTGCTAACGACTGCTCAGTACAATATAAACCGCCAGCAGCGGCGTATTCGTCTTTTTGAAACCGGGATGCGGTTTTATCGGCAAAATGGCAAGATTGAGCAGGAAAAATATCTGGCAGGCTTGGCCACTGGCACTGTTTTCCCTGAACAATGGGGAGAAATGCCACGAGATGTTGATTTTTTTGATTTGAAGGCGGATGTTGAGGCTGTTTTATCCCTGACGCGGGTAGGGCGGGACTTTGTGTTTCAGGCCGATTCCCATTCAGCATTGCATCCAGGTCAATCGGCGAGAATCATCCATCGAAAAAATGGGCAAGCGTGTGGCTGGATAGGCATGCTACACCCTGAAATTGCCCGGGATTTGGATTTTGATCAAAATATCTTTTTGTTCGAAATTCGGCAAAGTGCGCTGACTCATCAAGCGATCCCAGTATTTCGACCCTTATCCAAATATCCCTACGTGCGCCGGGATATTGCTCTAGTGATTCCTCAGCAGGTAAACACACAAAGCTTAATAGATGCGATTTTTGATTGCCAGGTGGACGTGCTTCAAGACGTCATATTATTTGATGTCTATCAGGGAAAGGGGCTTGAAGCGGGGCAAAAAAGCATTGCTTTGGGACTGATATTGCAACATCCTGAAAAAACCTTGACTGATTCCGATATTGATGTAATCGTAAATAAAATATTACAGAAGTTAGCGGATCAGTTTGGCGCCAAATTAAGAGGATAG
- a CDS encoding phenylalanine--tRNA ligase subunit alpha codes for MTDSVEALLAQAENDLESAKDLQSLDQVRVRYLGKKGLFTQRMKALGNLPPEQRPQVGKVVNEARQKFQQALETRQLALQQAQLSERLAAESIDVTLPGRGQRAEGLHPVTLTMRRIEKIFASVGFQVAEGPEIEDDYHNFEALNIPAHHPARAMHDTFYIDEHTLLRTHTSPVQIRVMEAGSPPFKIIAPGRVYRCDSDLTHTPMFHQVEGFLVDEGVSFAHLRGILDEFLRNFFEQDVEVRFRPSYFPFTEPSAEVDIACVMCQGKGCRVCGQSGWLEVMGCGMIHPSVFEFVKIDPQRYSGFAFGLGVERLAMLRYGINDLRLFFENDLRFLEQFH; via the coding sequence GTGACTGATTCGGTGGAAGCCCTGCTGGCTCAGGCAGAAAATGATCTAGAGTCAGCCAAGGATCTTCAGTCCCTAGACCAGGTTCGGGTTCGTTATCTTGGCAAGAAAGGGTTATTTACCCAGCGAATGAAAGCGCTGGGTAATTTGCCACCGGAACAGCGGCCTCAGGTGGGTAAGGTCGTTAACGAGGCCCGGCAGAAATTCCAGCAGGCACTAGAAACCCGGCAGCTCGCTTTGCAGCAGGCCCAGTTATCGGAAAGGCTGGCCGCCGAGTCGATTGATGTGACGCTACCGGGGCGGGGGCAGCGCGCCGAAGGACTACATCCGGTCACTCTGACGATGCGCAGGATTGAAAAAATTTTTGCCAGCGTGGGGTTTCAAGTGGCAGAGGGTCCGGAAATCGAAGATGATTATCATAACTTCGAGGCGCTAAATATCCCTGCGCATCATCCCGCCCGTGCGATGCACGATACTTTTTACATTGACGAGCATACGTTATTAAGAACCCACACCTCTCCGGTACAGATCCGGGTCATGGAGGCGGGGTCTCCTCCTTTCAAAATTATTGCTCCGGGCCGTGTTTATCGCTGCGATTCCGACTTGACCCACACACCCATGTTCCATCAAGTGGAAGGCTTCTTGGTGGATGAAGGGGTGAGTTTTGCTCACTTGCGCGGTATTCTCGACGAATTTTTGCGCAATTTTTTCGAGCAAGATGTTGAGGTGCGTTTTCGGCCATCTTATTTTCCTTTTACCGAACCTTCCGCTGAAGTGGATATCGCATGTGTCATGTGCCAGGGCAAGGGATGCCGAGTATGTGGTCAAAGTGGTTGGCTGGAGGTGATGGGGTGCGGCATGATCCATCCGAGTGTCTTTGAGTTCGTGAAAATCGACCCGCAGCGGTATAGTGGATTTGCTTTTGGCCTTGGGGTCGAGCGTCTTGCCATGCTTCGGTACGGAATCAACGATCTTCGTCTTTTTTTCGAGAACGATTTACGTTTTCTCGAACAATTTCACTGA
- a CDS encoding 50S ribosomal protein L35, with product MPKLKSNRGAAKRFKRTGSGKFKRNHANRRHILTKKTTKRKRHLRHKDYLSASDTREAKQLLPYA from the coding sequence ATGCCAAAGTTAAAAAGCAATCGCGGCGCCGCTAAGCGCTTTAAGCGGACGGGGTCAGGGAAGTTTAAGCGCAACCACGCGAACCGCCGCCACATTTTGACTAAAAAGACCACCAAGCGTAAGCGTCACTTGCGTCATAAGGATTATTTGAGCGCTTCCGATACCCGGGAAGCAAAACAACTGCTTCCTTACGCCTGA